Part of the Tetragenococcus koreensis genome, TGATCAGTCGAGATAGCGGTTTAGAACAAAGGCACGGGTTAGGGTTGTTGATCGTTAAACAAATCGTTGAATCGCACAATGGAAAAATGACTTTAGGGCACAGCCATTATGGTGGGTTATCAGTTTGTATAAATTTACCTTGATACTGATTTTACAAATATTTTCGTGTCATATTGATGATAATCGCTCTAAGTGTAAAATTTATTGAGGTTATCCCTAGACGAATAAAAAAGAAACCGTTACTCTATTCATTGGGCTTACAGGCACTAATGAATAAAGGCGGTTTCTTATGGAATCTATTGTAACAGATTTAGTTGAAGTAATGAAGAAGGAAACGAATTTTTTAGCAAGGGAAAAAGCCATGATGGTCTTTTTTGCCCAACTCCTAGCGACGATAACACAACTTGCTTTTCAAATTCTCGATGAAGAAGTTTCGACCCAATGCAAGAAGGAAGGCTTTCAAGTGGATCGTAAAAGTGAACGAACGGTGACTTTTTTATTTGGCACCGTGACCTATGTTCGCCGCCGAATGAAAAATCAAGCCAATGAAATTCGTTATCCTTTGGATGAATTTCTAGGGATTCGAAAGAGCTTCCGTTATAGTTCTCTTGTGCTACGCAACGTTTCTCAATTGGGGTCCATCATGGTCTATCGTCACGTTTCCCAAGCGATTGATTGTTTGACTTCTTGGCGTATGAGCCACCAAAATGTGCAACAACTGGTGGTCAAAACCGGGGAACTGATTCAGACGCGAAGTACTCATGAAAGTCGCTACGACGGGATCATTTCTAAGAAAAAAGTGCCCTATTTATATTTAGAAGGCGACGGAGTGAAGATTGGCGGTCAGAAGAAGCAGTCGCTAGAAATCCATCGTTTTCAAGTATGTGAAGGGAGCCAGAAAGTCGGGAATCGCACGGAAATGATCGCCCCGCACTTTGTCAGTCATCTTAACCGACAACAAGCGCAAAAAGAAATAATGAACTATATTCAAGCGCATTATGATCTAACAAATACCGTTGTCGTTTCCAATAGTGATGGGGGTTCAGGCTATGAAAAAGCCGTGTTTGATGAACTTTCCTTAGGCTGTTTACGTCATGAACACTTTCGTGATCGGTATCATGTCCATCGGAAAATCAAAGAACGCCTGTCTTTTGTCCCACAACTTCAAAATCGGATGATCCAGGCGATTCAACATTATCATTGGCCAGAGGTCCAGCTTGTCTTAGATACCTCGG contains:
- a CDS encoding ISLre2 family transposase, yielding MESIVTDLVEVMKKETNFLAREKAMMVFFAQLLATITQLAFQILDEEVSTQCKKEGFQVDRKSERTVTFLFGTVTYVRRRMKNQANEIRYPLDEFLGIRKSFRYSSLVLRNVSQLGSIMVYRHVSQAIDCLTSWRMSHQNVQQLVVKTGELIQTRSTHESRYDGIISKKKVPYLYLEGDGVKIGGQKKQSLEIHRFQVCEGSQKVGNRTEMIAPHFVSHLNRQQAQKEIMNYIQAHYDLTNTVVVSNSDGGSGYEKAVFDELSLGCLRHEHFRDRYHVHRKIKERLSFVPQLQNRMIQAIQHYHWPEVQLVLDTSESLIEEKEAETLEQLRLLHHYLQRNWPYLKPRKARGIMDSKACIGTIESTHRKMTYRMKRQGRLWTKTGAQAMIRVIDSLRNQEFDGWLNQYEALPNDVVAQEKRWKAMKRWVQKKPNFQTHEGALKGQIGEGKAKSAPLGQFAKGLEQLITTPNYI